One genomic window of Thalassoroseus pseudoceratinae includes the following:
- a CDS encoding terpene cyclase/mutase family protein, translated as MASGSHGPNRLRFDAGMAGPPAQSGTTAASLKEWNVPKVGDRDRVEAAIGRTTSFMLNEQHEDGFWCAELEGDTILESEYILLLTYLGQERSETARKCAEYIRKQQLPTGGWAMYPGGKLEISGSVKAYLALKILGFDPNSEEMIRARNAIRQAGGAEKINSFTRYYLAMLGLLKYSQCPVVPPELILIPKWMPFNIYEMSSWSRTIVIPLSLLWAYQPVRHLPKSMHIHELFLEHPDDLKLATDPAGVVDDLKKSTRLNWDQMFLWLDSAVKVAEKLRIKPLRKVAINRAADWMTERFEKSDGLGAIFPPIVWSIIGLKCLGHSDDSPMVRAAMDELEALFIEEDDTIRLQPCKSPVWDTAIATIALRDAGVPRNHPGIRKSVEWLLSKEVKDPGDWSMLKPNTPPAGWYFEFNNEFYPDTDDTSMVVMALSRCLPSSTDDGEWQTQFLLGDWSPHEADRDASAVISGRGHHNSTRDVEDAAPILNAIWRGTKWMLSMQSKNGGWGAFDSDNDRELFTRVPFADHNAMIDPSTADITARIIEMFSHLNVPLSHPALEKAAEFVWSEQEPDGAWFGRWGVNYIYGTWQVLVGMTHIGYSTMDPRIQAGVRWLKNCQQSSGGWGETADSYDDPKLRGQGPATASQTAWALMGLMAAGEENSPEVQRGVEYLLSTQKDDGTWDEPWFTGTGFPKVFYLRYHYYRIYFPLMALGRYNRLRAK; from the coding sequence ATGGCTTCCGGCTCCCATGGTCCCAATCGTCTTCGTTTTGATGCCGGTATGGCTGGGCCTCCTGCTCAGAGCGGAACAACGGCCGCATCGTTGAAGGAATGGAATGTCCCGAAGGTTGGTGACCGTGACCGTGTGGAGGCGGCCATCGGACGGACGACATCGTTCATGTTGAACGAGCAGCACGAAGACGGCTTTTGGTGTGCGGAACTCGAAGGGGATACGATTCTCGAGTCCGAGTACATCCTCTTGCTGACCTATCTTGGGCAAGAACGCTCGGAGACGGCACGCAAGTGTGCTGAATACATCCGCAAGCAGCAACTTCCGACCGGCGGTTGGGCGATGTATCCCGGCGGGAAGTTGGAGATCAGCGGTTCGGTCAAAGCGTATTTGGCGTTGAAGATTCTCGGGTTCGATCCGAACAGCGAGGAAATGATCCGGGCTCGCAATGCGATTCGGCAAGCGGGTGGTGCGGAGAAGATCAACAGTTTTACTCGGTATTACTTGGCGATGTTGGGGCTCTTGAAGTACTCCCAATGCCCGGTTGTGCCGCCGGAGTTGATCCTCATTCCGAAGTGGATGCCGTTCAATATCTACGAAATGTCGTCATGGTCGCGGACGATCGTGATTCCCCTCAGTTTGCTGTGGGCGTACCAACCGGTGCGGCATCTTCCCAAGTCGATGCACATTCACGAATTGTTCTTGGAACATCCCGATGACCTGAAATTGGCCACCGATCCGGCGGGCGTCGTGGACGACTTGAAGAAGTCGACCCGGTTGAATTGGGACCAAATGTTCTTGTGGTTGGATTCGGCGGTCAAGGTGGCCGAGAAGTTGCGAATCAAGCCGCTGCGGAAAGTGGCCATCAATCGGGCCGCCGACTGGATGACCGAACGCTTTGAAAAGAGCGACGGTCTGGGCGCGATCTTCCCGCCGATTGTCTGGAGCATTATCGGTCTGAAATGTCTCGGTCATTCGGATGATTCTCCGATGGTCCGAGCTGCGATGGACGAGCTGGAAGCGTTGTTCATCGAAGAAGATGACACAATCCGCTTGCAACCGTGTAAGTCGCCCGTGTGGGATACGGCAATTGCGACAATCGCCTTGCGAGACGCCGGTGTGCCGCGGAATCATCCGGGAATTCGCAAGTCGGTCGAATGGCTACTGAGCAAGGAAGTCAAAGACCCCGGCGATTGGTCGATGCTCAAACCGAACACACCACCTGCGGGATGGTACTTCGAGTTCAACAATGAGTTCTATCCCGACACCGATGACACTTCGATGGTGGTGATGGCGCTCAGTCGGTGTTTGCCGAGCAGCACCGATGACGGCGAATGGCAGACACAATTCCTGTTGGGCGATTGGAGTCCGCATGAAGCCGACCGAGATGCGTCGGCCGTCATCAGTGGACGAGGCCATCACAATTCCACCCGGGACGTGGAAGACGCTGCCCCGATTCTGAATGCCATTTGGCGGGGCACGAAGTGGATGCTCAGCATGCAGAGCAAGAACGGCGGTTGGGGAGCGTTCGATTCCGACAACGATCGGGAATTGTTCACGCGGGTTCCCTTTGCCGATCACAACGCAATGATCGACCCGAGCACCGCCGACATCACCGCCCGAATCATCGAGATGTTCAGCCATCTCAATGTGCCGCTCAGCCACCCTGCCCTCGAAAAAGCCGCCGAATTTGTGTGGAGCGAACAGGAACCGGATGGGGCCTGGTTCGGCCGTTGGGGTGTCAACTACATCTACGGGACATGGCAGGTGTTGGTCGGCATGACTCACATCGGTTACTCCACGATGGACCCCCGAATTCAAGCCGGCGTGCGGTGGCTGAAGAATTGTCAGCAATCGTCGGGGGGATGGGGCGAAACGGCCGATTCGTACGACGATCCCAAACTTCGCGGACAAGGCCCGGCGACGGCTTCGCAAACCGCGTGGGCGTTGATGGGATTGATGGCTGCTGGTGAGGAAAATTCCCCCGAAGTTCAACGCGGTGTGGAATACCTGCTGAGCACGCAAAAAGACGACGGCACCTGGGACGAACCATGGTTCACCGGCACCGGGTTCCCGAAAGTCTTCTACTTGCGTTATCACTATTACCGCATCTACTTCCCTCTGATGGCCCTTGGGCGTTACAATCGACTGCGAGCGAAGTAA
- a CDS encoding ATP-binding cassette domain-containing protein, whose protein sequence is MADPWKLKVSNVWKRYCGNLRRGSLYAMTDSCRTFFNMASKSQELRNDEFWSLRDVSFEIGPGKCLAVIGRNGAGKSTLMKLLTGVITPDQGEIRARGRLVALMMSGVGFHPMLSGRENVYIYGSLLGLSRSEIDRRFDDILEFSEIGQYIDMPVKYYSSGMYVRLSYSIAAQAQPDVLLVDEVLAVGDVAFREKCIRHLQGLKKQGTTLVLVSHSAGQLRRLADEALWLQKGQVLAHGAADVLLEQYQTDAESEASGAREVKTQNPNALPEAASVCRIFGPGHSETTPQSSSIVEVSEVQLSGQSLDSNRATTFQTGSEQSLSLQLRFHESVVRPVVRLSLTKPNGVCVDRSEFVLEADRFAPTGEGDEGRLNWGFSVDEAPGRYELRLLVTRPLADDAEQILSDQHWPVELESGGSLQSNDAICEDTLCNLGLVANADLNTHVAIRELGGLKHDQPSASERPVLACRKLTMHGSDETISGLVGDATGLRVVRGFAPSARVPRTFVRVGEHCRLSVEFEANEKLEQCEIRVQIHESGKPVLGGLTAKIDRSTCEPGRFQVDVDFDANVTAADYEFNISATADTPDGRQVEIESVEAFRMQVVGGASTGNEVRVAYPKRISIEESQETSSELQLLSRKKSETAPEYNGTEIAAAGFMGFDDPHHVQIAPGASLKTVFYTRLARSMQSPGLKLSFTTLDGRRVASLDTVLDPRLIESDSDSGLVRRYEFEMIPHLNAGVYDVNLALQSRESDNPHVIARLPKFARCVVGATNRSKSLVSTSIVYDFLQTESVESTTSEDARKVA, encoded by the coding sequence ATGGCTGATCCTTGGAAGCTAAAAGTTAGCAATGTCTGGAAGCGGTACTGCGGAAACCTCCGTCGAGGTTCGTTGTATGCTATGACGGACTCGTGCCGCACATTCTTTAACATGGCTAGCAAAAGTCAAGAGTTGCGAAACGACGAGTTTTGGAGTCTCCGCGACGTCTCGTTCGAGATCGGCCCTGGCAAATGCTTAGCAGTCATCGGACGAAACGGTGCCGGCAAAAGTACCTTGATGAAACTGTTGACAGGGGTGATTACACCTGATCAAGGCGAGATTCGTGCGCGTGGACGACTCGTCGCATTGATGATGTCCGGTGTGGGGTTTCATCCCATGCTATCAGGACGCGAGAACGTCTACATTTATGGTAGTCTGCTAGGTCTGAGTCGAAGTGAAATCGATCGTCGTTTTGACGATATTCTCGAGTTCTCCGAGATCGGCCAATACATCGACATGCCAGTCAAGTACTACAGTAGCGGCATGTATGTTCGACTCTCGTATAGTATTGCGGCTCAAGCTCAGCCCGATGTGTTGCTAGTCGATGAAGTGCTCGCTGTTGGTGATGTGGCCTTTCGGGAAAAATGTATCCGCCATCTTCAAGGGTTGAAGAAACAGGGGACGACGTTAGTTCTTGTGAGTCATTCGGCTGGTCAGTTGCGGAGACTGGCGGACGAGGCGTTATGGCTGCAGAAAGGACAAGTCCTAGCGCATGGTGCGGCTGATGTTCTGTTAGAGCAGTATCAGACTGATGCAGAGTCGGAAGCGTCTGGCGCGCGTGAGGTCAAAACACAGAATCCGAACGCACTTCCCGAAGCAGCGTCGGTCTGTCGAATCTTTGGTCCTGGTCACAGCGAGACGACTCCTCAGTCAAGTTCAATTGTTGAAGTTTCAGAGGTGCAGTTGTCCGGCCAGTCACTGGATTCAAATAGAGCAACGACGTTCCAAACTGGCTCAGAGCAGTCATTGTCCCTGCAACTTCGATTTCATGAATCCGTTGTTCGGCCAGTTGTTCGCTTGTCGTTAACGAAGCCGAATGGTGTGTGTGTTGATCGCTCTGAGTTTGTGCTGGAGGCGGATCGTTTTGCACCCACGGGTGAAGGCGACGAAGGAAGATTGAACTGGGGGTTTTCAGTCGATGAGGCACCAGGACGATATGAGCTTCGTCTTCTTGTCACTCGGCCGTTGGCGGATGATGCGGAGCAAATTTTGTCGGATCAGCACTGGCCAGTGGAACTGGAATCCGGCGGTAGTTTGCAGAGCAATGATGCGATCTGTGAAGACACGCTGTGCAATCTCGGACTAGTCGCGAATGCGGATTTGAATACGCATGTTGCGATTCGGGAGCTCGGCGGTTTGAAACACGATCAGCCGTCCGCTTCGGAGCGTCCGGTTCTCGCGTGTCGAAAACTAACCATGCATGGAAGTGATGAGACGATTTCAGGTCTTGTCGGCGATGCAACCGGTTTGCGTGTGGTGCGTGGCTTTGCGCCGTCGGCTCGCGTTCCACGAACTTTTGTTCGTGTTGGTGAACACTGTCGCTTGAGTGTCGAGTTTGAGGCGAACGAGAAGCTAGAGCAGTGTGAGATTCGTGTTCAGATTCACGAGTCCGGCAAACCTGTGCTCGGTGGGTTGACCGCGAAGATTGATCGGTCCACTTGTGAACCGGGACGGTTTCAGGTTGATGTGGACTTTGATGCGAATGTGACAGCGGCTGACTATGAATTCAATATCAGTGCGACTGCGGATACGCCGGATGGTCGTCAGGTGGAAATTGAGTCGGTCGAAGCGTTCCGAATGCAGGTCGTTGGTGGTGCTAGTACCGGCAACGAGGTTCGGGTGGCTTATCCGAAACGGATTTCGATTGAGGAATCTCAAGAGACGTCGTCTGAATTGCAGTTGTTAAGTCGGAAGAAATCGGAGACGGCGCCAGAGTACAACGGGACTGAGATTGCCGCCGCAGGTTTCATGGGTTTTGACGATCCTCATCATGTTCAGATTGCACCTGGGGCATCGTTAAAAACTGTCTTCTACACTCGACTAGCGAGGTCGATGCAAAGCCCAGGTTTGAAACTGTCATTTACAACACTCGACGGCCGACGAGTGGCAAGTCTTGATACCGTGCTTGATCCCCGGTTGATCGAGTCTGATAGTGATTCAGGACTCGTGCGGCGTTATGAGTTCGAGATGATTCCGCATCTCAATGCCGGTGTCTACGATGTGAACTTGGCCCTGCAAAGTCGTGAGTCTGATAATCCTCACGTGATCGCCCGTTTGCCGAAATTTGCTCGGTGTGTTGTGGGCGCGACGAATCGCTCGAAGAGTCTCGTTTCAACGTCGATTGTCTATGATTTCCTGCAAACGGAATCGGTCGAGTCGACTACAAGCGAAGACGCTCGCAAGGTTGCGTAA
- a CDS encoding ABC transporter permease translates to MSTETIAGVCEVDQTEQAEKEPWSDSVQADGIPQADVASLTEFVNVADRVNEFGLSFWKEAFQELRASRQVFWRLARREIVSRYRQSILGLGWAILTPLAMAGVFIYLNSANVVKVGDTGLPYPVFVFSGLIPWQMFAACLTRGSQSLVASTHLVQRLRCSREVLVLAAMASAVFDYLIGVGLTAIVLLGYGVMPASTALLLPVLVFMQFLFSFGIVLILSVMNAVLRDITSVIPLVINLWVFMTPVFFPTFTEGKRLILNWINPMCAFITAYRDLLFRGYLTMPGQLLLSCGITVVLLLAGWRFFHCLLPHVAEKA, encoded by the coding sequence ATGTCGACGGAAACGATTGCGGGTGTCTGCGAGGTTGATCAGACAGAGCAAGCGGAGAAAGAACCTTGGTCTGATAGTGTCCAAGCTGATGGAATCCCGCAAGCCGACGTGGCTTCTCTGACCGAGTTCGTCAACGTTGCAGATCGTGTGAATGAGTTCGGTCTCTCGTTCTGGAAGGAAGCCTTTCAAGAACTTAGAGCGAGTCGCCAGGTGTTTTGGCGTTTGGCTCGGCGAGAGATTGTATCGCGTTATCGCCAGTCAATCTTAGGACTTGGTTGGGCGATTCTCACGCCGCTTGCGATGGCTGGAGTCTTTATTTACCTCAACTCCGCCAACGTCGTGAAAGTTGGAGACACCGGCCTTCCTTATCCGGTTTTCGTGTTTAGCGGATTGATTCCCTGGCAGATGTTCGCAGCTTGCCTCACGCGGGGATCGCAAAGTCTAGTTGCCTCAACGCATCTCGTGCAGCGACTTCGCTGTTCTCGCGAGGTCCTCGTCTTAGCGGCGATGGCAAGTGCAGTCTTCGACTATCTGATCGGCGTGGGACTTACGGCGATTGTTCTCCTTGGTTACGGCGTGATGCCCGCGAGTACAGCACTCCTCTTGCCGGTGCTCGTGTTTATGCAGTTTCTGTTTAGCTTTGGCATCGTCTTGATTCTTTCGGTGATGAATGCTGTCTTGCGAGATATCACAAGTGTGATCCCACTCGTGATCAATCTGTGGGTGTTTATGACCCCAGTGTTCTTCCCGACATTCACCGAAGGCAAACGATTGATTCTTAACTGGATCAATCCGATGTGTGCGTTTATTACCGCATACCGAGACTTGCTGTTTCGGGGATATCTAACAATGCCGGGCCAACTGCTACTCAGTTGTGGAATCACGGTTGTTCTATTGCTCGCGGGCTGGCGGTTCTTTCACTGTCTCTTGCCCCATGTCGCCGAGAAAGCATAA
- a CDS encoding class I SAM-dependent methyltransferase, with the protein MTAMVEFNKYRAHGAYHWEHLKTHPEYGLRVMHCCAAAKATDVVLDLGCGDGAYMYEMSNFCQHVVGVDGDPDGVKCARKELDEHKVENYTLVHSVFADMHSRMPTEFKGYDLIYSMDCIEHLLDPTELLGVIDQYLKPNGQFIIGTPLFMTEELVSKYHVKEFTRKELHRLIKPKFELVRERWLPARHPKDPSKLKPRFYLMVCRRRPELTEKRSSILNAWKKPLRAIRSSFQSSEN; encoded by the coding sequence ATGACTGCAATGGTAGAGTTCAACAAATATCGTGCCCACGGAGCTTACCATTGGGAACATCTCAAAACGCATCCCGAATACGGATTGCGTGTCATGCACTGCTGTGCAGCCGCGAAGGCAACGGATGTTGTCCTCGACCTTGGCTGTGGTGATGGCGCGTACATGTATGAGATGTCAAACTTCTGTCAGCATGTTGTTGGTGTCGATGGAGATCCCGACGGCGTGAAATGCGCACGGAAGGAACTCGATGAGCATAAAGTTGAGAACTACACGCTAGTTCATAGTGTGTTCGCTGATATGCATTCACGAATGCCGACCGAGTTCAAAGGTTATGACTTGATCTATTCGATGGATTGCATCGAACATCTTCTCGATCCCACTGAACTTCTTGGCGTGATCGATCAATACCTCAAGCCAAACGGTCAGTTCATCATCGGTACGCCATTGTTTATGACCGAAGAATTGGTCTCGAAGTATCACGTCAAAGAGTTTACCCGCAAAGAATTGCACCGACTGATCAAACCAAAATTTGAGCTTGTTCGCGAGCGATGGCTGCCGGCTCGACATCCCAAAGACCCGAGCAAACTCAAACCACGATTCTACCTCATGGTTTGCCGACGGCGACCCGAGCTCACCGAGAAACGGTCCAGCATTCTCAATGCTTGGAAGAAGCCGCTCCGAGCAATTCGGTCTTCGTTTCAAAGTTCAGAAAACTAG
- a CDS encoding glycosyltransferase gives MDQISLTDHNSTSSHSPTGTTPKVCFVGDGSSGSWLMRADQIASMRPEWAAFGKQDFAPSRLADYDVLCIIKRFDLPLALHAHAIGKAVIYDPVDPWIQPFDGLENNSISRVLDYFHRFFDGLPVDGVIFPNRKMMEDHGHLMPNATTIYHHYRQNTKPIKIREKAEVIGYEGRAEYLGPWEQIVTDVAEKLGLKFVVNPRHLGLCDIGFAARGGLHGSMMASRYKSNVKLANLMGAGIPAIVQSDEQSYREVDNGHVRFFTDEKQLETCLQEILPYERRQEIHESFLADCYPYSLEAIAAQYETYFQSVIAWKQGTPLSKAA, from the coding sequence ATGGACCAAATTTCCTTGACCGACCATAACTCGACATCAAGTCACTCACCCACCGGAACAACGCCCAAAGTGTGTTTCGTGGGCGACGGTTCCAGCGGTTCGTGGCTGATGCGGGCCGATCAGATCGCATCCATGCGACCGGAATGGGCGGCATTTGGCAAGCAGGACTTCGCTCCGTCGCGGCTGGCTGACTATGATGTTCTGTGCATCATCAAACGCTTTGATCTTCCGCTTGCGCTTCACGCGCACGCCATTGGCAAAGCCGTGATTTACGATCCGGTCGATCCGTGGATTCAACCGTTTGACGGGCTGGAAAACAATTCCATCTCGAGAGTGCTCGACTACTTTCACCGCTTCTTTGACGGGCTGCCAGTCGATGGAGTGATCTTTCCGAATCGCAAAATGATGGAAGATCATGGCCACCTCATGCCCAACGCAACGACGATCTATCACCACTATCGGCAGAACACCAAACCGATCAAAATTCGCGAGAAAGCGGAAGTGATTGGCTATGAAGGGCGAGCAGAATACCTTGGCCCTTGGGAACAAATTGTCACCGATGTTGCTGAGAAACTCGGACTGAAGTTTGTCGTCAATCCGAGACATCTTGGGCTATGTGATATCGGCTTTGCCGCCCGCGGTGGACTCCACGGATCCATGATGGCGTCTCGCTACAAGTCGAACGTGAAACTTGCGAATCTAATGGGAGCGGGAATTCCCGCAATTGTTCAAAGCGATGAACAGTCCTATCGTGAAGTCGACAATGGACACGTCCGCTTCTTCACGGACGAGAAACAACTCGAAACTTGCTTGCAAGAGATTCTGCCATATGAACGTCGGCAGGAAATACACGAAAGTTTCTTAGCCGACTGTTATCCGTACTCGCTTGAAGCAATCGCTGCCCAATACGAGACGTACTTTCAGTCTGTCATCGCGTGGAAGCAGGGAACACCGTTGTCAAAAGCTGCTTAA
- the rfbC gene encoding dTDP-4-dehydrorhamnose 3,5-epimerase, which yields MEIKSTKLDGVVIIEPKVFGDHRGFFMETWNAKRYQESGLNASFVQDNLSYSRRGILRGLHYQNPNTQGKLVSVLEGEVYDVAVDVRAGSKTFGEWVGVTLSAENKRQFYVPPGFAHGFCVTSEMALFVYKCTDFYDPQAEGSILWNDPDLGIDWPVDEPALSDKDKDAPRLKDVPLERLTFQLTEPDASYRNAA from the coding sequence ATGGAAATCAAATCAACCAAACTCGATGGTGTGGTCATCATCGAACCGAAGGTGTTCGGCGATCATCGCGGTTTTTTCATGGAAACGTGGAACGCCAAGCGGTATCAGGAATCCGGCTTGAATGCCAGCTTCGTGCAGGACAATCTCTCGTACTCTCGGCGAGGCATTCTCCGTGGTTTGCATTACCAGAATCCCAACACCCAAGGCAAACTGGTTTCGGTTCTGGAAGGCGAAGTCTACGATGTGGCCGTCGACGTACGAGCCGGTTCGAAGACTTTTGGCGAATGGGTCGGCGTCACGCTTTCCGCCGAGAACAAACGACAATTCTACGTTCCGCCTGGCTTCGCACACGGATTCTGCGTGACCAGCGAGATGGCGTTGTTCGTCTACAAATGCACGGACTTCTACGATCCGCAGGCTGAAGGCAGCATTCTCTGGAACGATCCCGATTTGGGGATCGACTGGCCCGTCGACGAGCCAGCACTTTCCGACAAAGACAAAGACGCCCCTCGACTGAAGGATGTGCCGCTCGAACGGCTCACCTTTCAACTAACCGAGCCGGATGCGTCCTATCGGAATGCAGCCTGA
- the rfbB gene encoding dTDP-glucose 4,6-dehydratase — MKILVTGGAGFIGSAVIRHLISNTDHEVVNVDCLTYAGHLSTLEMIADDPRYTFEQVNICDAPKINQLFETHRPDAVMHLAAESHVDRSIDGPAEFIQTNIVGTYNMLEAARTYWNTLPEDQKSAFRFHHISTDEVYGSLGDDGFFLETTPYDPSSPYSASKASSDHLVRAWEHTFGLPTIVTNCSNNYGPFQYPEKLIPVIIRNAIAGKPLPIYGTGENVRDWLFVDDHARALVTVVEKGVVGETYNIGGRNERTNLQVVEAICNLLDELLPASEYAPHKNLITFVTDRPGHDFRYAIDCNKIERELGVTPSETFETGLRRTVEWYLANDSWCQRVTNDRYEGQRLGLDDQKKSA; from the coding sequence ATGAAGATTCTCGTCACCGGCGGAGCCGGGTTCATTGGTTCTGCGGTTATTCGCCACCTGATCAGCAATACGGACCATGAGGTCGTCAATGTCGATTGCCTGACCTATGCCGGTCATCTCTCGACCTTGGAAATGATCGCCGACGATCCACGTTACACCTTCGAGCAAGTCAACATTTGTGATGCGCCGAAGATCAATCAGTTGTTCGAAACGCATCGCCCGGATGCGGTCATGCACTTGGCGGCCGAGTCGCATGTGGATCGCTCGATTGACGGTCCCGCCGAGTTCATTCAAACGAACATCGTCGGAACCTACAACATGCTCGAAGCCGCTCGGACCTATTGGAACACGCTGCCGGAAGACCAAAAATCCGCCTTCCGTTTCCATCACATCTCGACCGATGAAGTCTATGGTTCGCTGGGCGACGACGGATTCTTCCTGGAAACAACACCGTACGATCCAAGTTCGCCTTACTCGGCGAGTAAGGCCTCTTCGGACCATCTCGTGCGTGCCTGGGAACACACGTTCGGTTTGCCAACGATTGTGACGAACTGCTCGAACAACTACGGTCCGTTCCAATATCCGGAAAAACTGATCCCGGTGATCATTCGCAATGCCATCGCCGGGAAACCGCTGCCGATCTACGGAACCGGCGAGAACGTGCGAGACTGGTTGTTCGTTGACGATCACGCACGAGCCTTGGTTACGGTCGTCGAGAAAGGTGTCGTCGGGGAAACCTATAACATCGGTGGACGCAACGAGCGAACGAACTTGCAAGTTGTCGAAGCGATCTGCAACTTGCTCGACGAGCTGCTACCGGCATCCGAATACGCACCGCACAAGAATCTCATTACCTTCGTGACCGACCGACCCGGACACGATTTCCGCTACGCCATCGATTGCAACAAGATCGAACGCGAACTCGGCGTGACCCCCAGCGAAACCTTTGAAACCGGTTTGCGACGCACGGTGGAATGGTACCTCGCGAACGATTCCTGGTGTCAACGGGTGACGAACGATCGCTACGAAGGTCAACGTCTCGGTCTGGACGATCAAAAGAAGTCAGCGTAA
- the rfbD gene encoding dTDP-4-dehydrorhamnose reductase, which produces MSSISSESRPRILLIGANGQVGWELAQTLSTLGDVTATTRTGFSLVVAECRPLDLTDANAIRACVNDVQPQLIVNAAAYTAVDRAESDTEMANWINADAVAVIAEAAKKIGAGVVHYSTDYVFNGAGDQPFCEDAPTGPLGAYGASKLAGEEALRSVGVDHLLLRVSWVYGVHGNNFVKTMLRLGLERPELSIVADQIGAPTSARAIAEATGQVLAQANGDFASFLNRVGGTYHFACDGTTSWHEFASEIFELANNADVPLSIRNVKAIPTADYPTPATRPLNSRLDCSKLTETFGIVGPSWQSALRATFANLRSTLPTATKADCKVA; this is translated from the coding sequence ATGAGTTCAATTTCCTCGGAAAGTCGCCCGCGGATTCTGCTGATTGGTGCGAACGGCCAAGTCGGTTGGGAATTGGCTCAAACGCTTTCCACGCTTGGTGACGTGACGGCAACCACACGGACCGGGTTTTCACTCGTGGTGGCGGAATGCCGACCGCTCGACTTGACCGATGCCAACGCCATCCGTGCATGCGTGAACGACGTTCAACCGCAACTCATCGTCAACGCGGCCGCTTATACGGCGGTTGATCGAGCCGAATCCGACACGGAAATGGCGAATTGGATCAACGCGGACGCCGTCGCCGTGATCGCTGAAGCCGCCAAGAAAATCGGCGCAGGCGTGGTACACTATTCGACCGATTATGTTTTCAACGGCGCAGGCGATCAACCGTTCTGCGAAGATGCTCCCACCGGACCGCTGGGGGCATACGGTGCGAGCAAACTGGCTGGCGAGGAAGCGTTGCGATCAGTCGGCGTTGACCATTTGTTACTGCGTGTGAGCTGGGTCTACGGCGTCCATGGCAACAACTTTGTCAAAACGATGTTGCGATTGGGGCTGGAGCGTCCGGAACTTTCGATCGTGGCCGATCAAATCGGTGCCCCGACATCCGCTCGTGCAATCGCCGAAGCCACAGGGCAAGTTCTCGCCCAGGCGAATGGAGATTTTGCATCGTTCTTGAACCGTGTCGGTGGGACCTATCACTTCGCGTGTGACGGAACGACCAGTTGGCATGAGTTCGCAAGCGAGATCTTTGAACTTGCCAACAACGCCGATGTGCCGCTGTCCATTCGCAACGTGAAAGCGATTCCCACAGCCGACTATCCCACACCGGCGACGCGTCCGCTGAACTCTCGGCTCGATTGCTCAAAGCTGACAGAAACCTTCGGCATTGTTGGTCCGAGTTGGCAATCCGCGCTTCGAGCCACCTTCGCGAACTTGCGATCCACACTACCAACGGCCACCAAGGCCGATTGCAAAGTTGCCTAG